A stretch of Deltaproteobacteria bacterium DNA encodes these proteins:
- a CDS encoding AAA family ATPase, producing the protein MSVTWHLRHALLTGLRKKENVLPDIDGREETKSDLIRAILSGSYPYLVSEEGTGKTRLARSVARLLPPVPAIKGCPYHDDPKWDRTLLCERCKEVSDPVATFGFELIPGEKRFSRIQGNEYTNEAKLLGLKDIQAIACGASPTDPKAFIGTGIFRANRGILMIDELPAIRTKVQVLLHPLLEEKKAVLEEYNWERSVDLLMIATGNPVGFSHVNDIPRPLADRLELIYMDLPEEAVEKEIMLKERSLLKGDGFTPNDLLSTASKDPYVDPALCERNTVVPWWLIEVLNKTVRYTRECPNLEKKSSIRGGGRAFEHTISSCEMEGRRVATLKDVFFGLRLALRGRIGLTPNFLDFDNPQNTIRKTDRVVEDMLRDVLGEVSQEILANVTLNREAFVKELVSLRAEGTADGSNLNLRRFAESQKVVGRMRDSWSRKIPGAYCSEFEKQLFDGSEEVEASAAAEYERSAIDFIASGLAAKGVLREEALLKDLFVPRKANL; encoded by the coding sequence GTGTCCGTGACCTGGCATCTGCGTCACGCCCTGTTGACCGGACTGAGGAAAAAAGAAAACGTTCTCCCCGACATCGACGGACGCGAGGAGACCAAATCGGATCTGATACGGGCGATCTTATCCGGGTCCTACCCGTATCTCGTCTCCGAGGAGGGCACCGGAAAAACAAGGCTTGCCCGATCCGTGGCCCGATTACTCCCACCCGTCCCTGCGATTAAGGGCTGCCCCTATCATGACGATCCAAAGTGGGACAGAACCTTGCTTTGTGAGCGATGCAAAGAGGTTTCGGATCCCGTGGCAACATTCGGCTTCGAACTGATTCCCGGAGAGAAAAGATTCTCTCGGATCCAGGGCAATGAATACACCAACGAAGCCAAGCTCCTGGGTTTGAAGGATATTCAGGCCATCGCCTGCGGGGCGAGCCCTACGGACCCGAAAGCCTTTATTGGAACCGGTATATTCAGGGCCAATCGAGGCATTTTAATGATCGACGAGCTTCCCGCCATACGGACCAAGGTCCAGGTATTGCTGCACCCTCTCCTCGAAGAAAAGAAGGCCGTGCTCGAAGAATACAACTGGGAGCGCTCCGTGGACCTGCTTATGATCGCCACGGGGAACCCCGTCGGCTTCTCTCACGTAAATGACATTCCCAGACCGCTGGCGGACCGGCTTGAGCTGATCTATATGGATCTTCCCGAGGAGGCGGTGGAAAAAGAAATCATGCTAAAAGAACGGTCTCTCCTCAAAGGAGACGGTTTTACACCAAACGATCTCCTTTCGACGGCATCCAAGGACCCGTATGTGGATCCGGCGCTGTGCGAGCGAAATACGGTCGTCCCGTGGTGGCTGATCGAAGTGTTGAACAAGACCGTTCGATATACCAGAGAGTGCCCCAATCTCGAGAAGAAATCCAGCATCCGCGGCGGTGGAAGAGCGTTCGAACACACGATCTCGTCCTGCGAAATGGAGGGGAGAAGGGTGGCCACGTTGAAGGACGTCTTTTTCGGCCTCCGTTTGGCCCTGCGAGGAAGAATCGGCCTGACACCCAATTTCCTCGACTTCGACAACCCTCAGAACACGATCAGAAAAACGGATCGCGTGGTCGAGGATATGCTTCGGGACGTCCTGGGAGAAGTGTCTCAGGAGATCCTCGCTAACGTGACTTTGAACAGGGAAGCATTTGTCAAAGAGCTCGTCTCGCTCCGCGCTGAGGGAACGGCGGATGGGTCAAATCTAAACCTCCGGCGGTTTGCGGAAAGCCAAAAAGTCGTCGGCCGCATGAGGGATTCGTGGTCACGAAAAATCCCGGGGGCCTATTGCAGCGAATTCGAAAAGCAACTGTTTGACGGAAGCGAGGAGGTCGAAGCTTCCGCCGCCGCGGAGTACGAGCGTTCAGCCATTGATTTCATTGCTTCGGGCCTAGCGGCCAAGGGGGTGCTCAGAGAGGAAGCGCTGCTCAAGGATCTGTTCGTTCCGCGAAAGGCGAACTTGTAA
- a CDS encoding OB-fold domain-containing protein, translating to MMLGSTHDIIADRCARCGKRFISPAYVCAACGSEEFVSDEVEGKGRIYTHTTIRVAPEAFRNQVPYPMAIIELPHELRLTARMLLKEGQKMEIERAVSCIGKDEAGYWFELE from the coding sequence ATGATGCTTGGGTCAACGCACGACATTATCGCAGACAGGTGCGCCCGGTGCGGGAAACGGTTCATATCCCCGGCTTACGTGTGCGCCGCGTGTGGAAGCGAGGAATTCGTCTCCGACGAAGTGGAAGGGAAAGGTAGAATCTACACGCACACCACCATACGAGTGGCACCCGAGGCCTTCCGAAATCAAGTCCCCTACCCCATGGCCATCATCGAGTTGCCGCACGAATTGAGGCTGACCGCTCGCATGTTGCTCAAAGAAGGCCAGAAAATGGAAATCGAGCGAGCGGTTTCTTGCATAGGCAAAGATGAGGCCGGTTATTGGTTCGAACTCGAATGA
- a CDS encoding sensor domain-containing diguanylate cyclase yields the protein MGFPRFPRGNYDVIMIGLSADAAWNREVVKAVEDHHDRKRVILMTEGSSLQKVIPLVKDGASNLFVYPLECGNDQLESLDGVRSISDVSRLVSRSHHLEESNGILEKENRSLEESRNIYSFLYEFTTRIHELLDADSIVEAALELLPKMVSADVITFLVKGEKQNHYRIGSQWALPRKQVLLFQRAIRSHLSSWVNGTPDTFKWRFETSSKREVPDRFEDLLGGSLTVPIRSDGQVTGILNLAGIRPISGSKDLSFLVETLAANLGRALKNASTYERTLELAEKDALTGLPNYRATIRRLEQELERTKRYGHTLSVLVIDIDSFKNINDAYGHQTGDLVLREISRIIEQSVRSCDTAGRYAGDEFLIILPETSRGNALLISERIRSRVEKHTWPREFSNLFASVSIGVASSGNIENEALWDLFRTADGALYRAKNRGKNQVCAT from the coding sequence ATGGGTTTCCCCAGGTTTCCAAGGGGAAACTATGACGTGATCATGATCGGCCTGTCCGCCGACGCGGCCTGGAACCGTGAAGTGGTAAAGGCCGTCGAGGATCACCACGACAGGAAGCGCGTGATTTTAATGACCGAAGGGTCGAGTTTGCAGAAAGTGATCCCTCTGGTCAAAGACGGCGCCTCCAATCTGTTCGTGTATCCTCTCGAGTGCGGAAACGATCAGCTGGAATCCTTGGACGGTGTAAGGAGCATTTCCGATGTTTCCAGGCTCGTTTCCAGGTCGCACCATCTGGAGGAATCGAATGGAATCCTGGAGAAGGAAAACAGATCGCTCGAGGAGTCCAGAAACATCTATTCGTTCCTGTACGAGTTCACCACTCGCATACACGAACTGCTGGATGCGGACAGTATAGTGGAAGCCGCTTTGGAGTTGCTGCCAAAGATGGTGTCCGCGGATGTGATCACGTTCCTCGTTAAGGGCGAGAAGCAGAACCACTACCGCATCGGATCCCAATGGGCGCTTCCCAGGAAACAGGTTTTGCTTTTCCAGCGAGCCATTAGATCGCACCTATCCTCGTGGGTGAACGGTACGCCGGACACGTTTAAGTGGAGGTTTGAAACTTCGAGCAAAAGGGAGGTTCCGGATCGTTTCGAGGACTTGTTGGGAGGATCCCTGACGGTTCCGATTCGCTCGGACGGGCAGGTCACGGGTATTTTGAATCTGGCCGGCATCCGGCCGATTTCGGGGTCAAAGGATCTTTCGTTCCTTGTGGAAACCCTGGCCGCCAACCTCGGCCGGGCGTTGAAGAACGCAAGCACGTATGAACGAACCCTGGAACTTGCCGAGAAAGATGCTCTCACCGGCCTGCCGAACTATCGGGCGACCATAAGACGTCTGGAACAGGAACTTGAACGAACTAAGCGCTATGGCCACACCTTGTCCGTCCTGGTGATCGACATCGACAGTTTCAAGAACATCAACGACGCGTATGGCCACCAGACGGGAGATCTGGTGTTGAGGGAAATATCTCGGATCATCGAACAGAGCGTCCGGTCTTGCGACACCGCGGGAAGATATGCCGGGGATGAATTCCTGATTATTCTCCCGGAGACCTCTCGAGGGAACGCCCTGTTGATCTCCGAACGCATCCGATCGAGGGTGGAGAAGCACACGTGGCCGAGGGAATTCTCGAATCTTTTCGCGTCTGTGAGTATTGGAGTGGCTTCTTCGGGCAACATCGAGAATGAAGCGTTATGGGATTTGTTCCGTACCGCGGACGGCGCCCTGTATCGCGCCAAGAATAGAGGTAAGAACCAGGTCTGCGCGACCTGA
- the bamD gene encoding outer membrane protein assembly factor BamD produces MTLSRVMRYMWISMAVCVLVGCATVEKDWQAARTGDSIPSYETFLSEHPESPVSTQARTRLEQLYSERDWDQARKAHTIPEYEAFLQKHPNSEHASKALALVEELRARRDWAETRTSSNVSNVEAFLRNHPDSEYSEQARSLLEKLDAERAWTEAQSEDTVSGYEAFLTKYPNSVNASKAHEKLKQMSARIEWEKIKHSTNIPDFESYLRAYGGSKFFDKALSRLKLLWSDEDKWNAVIQTDTIDAYESFLSHYPQSPYASVAQSRIAEYKADVSGRDIVDALENNRVEVKTRGSGIQSVSVEIRRRVQRPLRVTIPVGTYFVAQGSSQNMVSRKGISVVLDDDEWRTLSVDAACANRPKEVPEPGDRFQIQLSPHQDELKRLMPVLEEARASFGVEQAAVWIVTDDADYADLGSLVQTPLFQPSGGTRMIQEFEAARALQILDSAGIDVTNKAIWRDRDTIVSRLENGPLKDWLKHKAD; encoded by the coding sequence ATGACACTTTCGCGAGTAATGCGCTACATGTGGATTTCAATGGCCGTCTGTGTTCTCGTCGGCTGCGCCACTGTAGAAAAGGATTGGCAAGCCGCCCGAACCGGGGATAGCATCCCGTCCTACGAAACGTTCTTAAGCGAACACCCCGAATCCCCGGTTAGCACTCAGGCCCGCACTCGGCTCGAACAGTTGTACTCGGAAAGAGATTGGGATCAGGCTCGCAAGGCCCATACCATCCCGGAATACGAGGCGTTTCTACAGAAACATCCTAACTCGGAGCACGCCTCCAAGGCCCTGGCCCTTGTCGAAGAACTGCGAGCGAGAAGAGATTGGGCAGAAACTCGAACTTCCTCCAATGTCTCCAATGTCGAGGCGTTCCTACGGAATCATCCCGACTCCGAATATTCCGAGCAAGCTCGGTCATTGTTGGAAAAGCTCGACGCTGAGAGAGCATGGACCGAGGCCCAGTCCGAGGACACCGTATCCGGCTACGAGGCATTTCTAACGAAATACCCAAATTCCGTGAACGCCTCCAAGGCGCATGAAAAGTTAAAACAGATGTCCGCCCGAATCGAATGGGAAAAGATAAAACATTCCACAAACATACCCGATTTCGAAAGCTATCTCAGGGCATATGGAGGTTCCAAATTTTTCGATAAAGCCCTCTCACGGCTCAAGTTGCTCTGGTCGGACGAAGACAAGTGGAATGCCGTTATCCAGACCGACACCATCGATGCCTACGAATCCTTTCTCTCCCACTATCCTCAAAGCCCTTACGCATCCGTGGCTCAGTCTCGAATCGCAGAGTACAAGGCCGATGTGTCGGGACGTGACATTGTAGACGCCCTGGAAAATAACAGGGTGGAAGTAAAGACACGAGGATCGGGAATTCAAAGCGTCAGCGTAGAGATTCGGCGCCGGGTGCAGCGTCCGCTTCGAGTGACCATTCCTGTGGGAACGTATTTCGTCGCCCAGGGATCCTCGCAGAACATGGTTTCAAGAAAGGGTATTTCCGTAGTGTTGGACGACGACGAATGGCGGACGCTATCAGTGGATGCGGCGTGCGCTAATCGCCCAAAGGAAGTTCCAGAGCCTGGAGATCGATTTCAGATCCAGTTATCCCCCCATCAGGACGAGTTAAAACGTTTGATGCCCGTTTTGGAGGAAGCCCGTGCGTCATTCGGGGTCGAGCAGGCGGCGGTCTGGATCGTTACCGACGACGCAGATTATGCTGACCTGGGATCCCTGGTGCAAACACCGCTATTCCAACCGTCGGGCGGGACCCGTATGATTCAGGAATTCGAAGCAGCCAGAGCTCTACAGATTTTGGACAGTGCAGGAATCGACGTTACAAATAAGGCGATTTGGCGGGACCGCGACACGATTGTGTCCCGGCTTGAAAATGGACCTCTGAAAGACTGGCTTAAACACAAAGCCGACTGA
- a CDS encoding L-2-amino-thiazoline-4-carboxylic acid hydrolase: protein MAEYRQPQSHMEVEGLLCKKFYEKYGDKALPVIRDVFQQWGEVQGKKMKKKLGDMDFKTAVLTYVDPATKREPKAEIIEAKDDRVEIKVYACPYILDGHGRDLCEAMMAMDSEIIRAIVPGRIELELRSTLAAGDPCCHAVFARLNP, encoded by the coding sequence ATGGCCGAATATCGGCAGCCTCAAAGCCATATGGAAGTCGAGGGATTGTTGTGCAAGAAGTTCTACGAGAAATACGGTGACAAAGCACTGCCCGTCATAAGGGACGTTTTTCAACAGTGGGGCGAAGTCCAGGGAAAGAAGATGAAGAAGAAGCTTGGAGACATGGACTTCAAAACAGCGGTTTTGACGTATGTGGATCCGGCGACGAAACGTGAACCCAAGGCGGAAATCATCGAGGCAAAGGACGACCGCGTCGAAATCAAAGTGTATGCCTGCCCCTACATCCTTGACGGTCACGGCCGAGATCTATGTGAAGCCATGATGGCCATGGACAGCGAAATCATCCGAGCCATCGTCCCCGGTAGAATCGAGCTTGAACTCCGTTCAACCCTCGCCGCCGGAGACCCATGCTGCCACGCCGTCTTCGCCAGATTGAACCCATAA
- the meaB gene encoding methylmalonyl Co-A mutase-associated GTPase MeaB produces MEWIERLLQGDHYAASKLISMVENKSPLVPEIMKSIYPHTGKARTLGFTGPPGVGKSTLVDQIIYMACAKGLRVGVIAVDSSSPFTGGALLGDRIRMRDYAENDDVFIRSMGTRGHLGGLSEASKGAKRILDALGCDLILVETVGVGQIELDIVKEVDTVLVATMPSTGDYVQTMKAGIMEIADIFVVNKADLPGADLTCLEIEKVLDMAVNPREWRPPVIQTVGTQGEGIREVWEAVKEHQAFLDEGGRREERRREQIRSEMADLVLKRLSQDFWSRWDEDPAFNELVKRVSLREMDHYAATELMVNKIKEAIKDA; encoded by the coding sequence ATGGAGTGGATCGAACGTCTGTTGCAGGGAGATCATTACGCTGCCTCGAAGCTGATCTCCATGGTCGAAAACAAATCTCCCCTGGTGCCGGAAATCATGAAATCAATCTACCCTCACACGGGTAAGGCGCGTACGTTGGGGTTCACTGGCCCTCCCGGAGTGGGAAAGAGCACCCTGGTGGATCAGATCATCTACATGGCATGCGCCAAAGGGCTTCGAGTGGGCGTGATTGCCGTGGACTCGAGCAGCCCGTTTACCGGAGGGGCGCTCCTGGGAGACCGCATCAGAATGCGGGACTACGCGGAAAACGACGACGTCTTCATACGAAGCATGGGCACCCGAGGGCACCTGGGGGGCCTCTCCGAAGCCAGCAAAGGCGCCAAGCGAATTCTGGACGCTCTGGGTTGTGACCTCATTCTGGTCGAAACCGTGGGAGTCGGCCAAATCGAATTGGACATCGTCAAAGAAGTGGACACGGTGCTGGTGGCCACCATGCCGAGTACCGGAGACTATGTCCAGACCATGAAAGCGGGCATCATGGAGATCGCGGATATTTTTGTCGTCAACAAGGCCGACCTTCCGGGAGCGGACCTGACCTGTCTCGAGATCGAAAAGGTGCTCGATATGGCCGTCAACCCCCGCGAATGGCGTCCCCCGGTGATTCAGACGGTCGGCACCCAAGGAGAAGGTATCAGGGAGGTTTGGGAGGCTGTGAAAGAGCATCAGGCTTTCCTGGACGAAGGTGGAAGAAGGGAAGAGAGAAGACGGGAACAGATTCGGTCGGAGATGGCGGATCTGGTCTTGAAAAGGCTGTCGCAGGACTTCTGGTCCCGCTGGGATGAGGACCCGGCTTTTAACGAATTGGTCAAACGGGTTTCCCTCCGGGAAATGGATCATTATGCAGCCACGGAATTGATGGTGAACAAAATCAAAGAGGCTATAAAAGACGCCTAA
- a CDS encoding MotA/TolQ/ExbB proton channel family protein yields MIQKLVLAAILLFFIFLSRLFTSDVSMLTTLKSLGIVLGGTVLGVLLAFPVSTIMDLFRSVKKIFGKDMNTPVHMIQDVVHLARVGRLKGVKALESECEKLGDPFLRIGVELVVDQYGRHDIRDILEKEFEFFASRLESQQAVLNTMVKLAPAFGFVGTIVGLINVLGNMSTPAETGTAMSLALLTTFYGLLASNVLFLPLSKKFSEYVKSEQSVMGIMIEGLVGIAEQENSKGINHRLNYYVHRQQSSNEPMDSTLRVREYLSNLASSKRKDA; encoded by the coding sequence TTGATCCAGAAGCTCGTCCTGGCGGCAATTCTGTTGTTCTTCATTTTCCTATCGAGACTGTTCACCAGCGATGTGTCCATGCTCACAACGCTGAAAAGCCTCGGCATCGTATTGGGCGGAACGGTTCTAGGCGTCTTGTTGGCATTTCCTGTATCCACGATCATGGACCTGTTTCGTTCCGTGAAAAAGATATTCGGGAAAGACATGAACACGCCGGTACACATGATTCAGGATGTGGTGCATCTGGCTCGCGTGGGCCGGCTCAAAGGCGTCAAAGCGCTCGAATCGGAATGTGAAAAGCTGGGAGACCCCTTCTTGAGGATTGGGGTCGAGTTGGTGGTTGACCAGTACGGCCGTCACGATATCCGCGACATTCTCGAAAAGGAATTCGAATTCTTCGCCTCTCGACTGGAATCGCAGCAAGCGGTGCTGAACACCATGGTGAAACTGGCTCCGGCCTTTGGATTTGTCGGAACCATCGTCGGCCTCATCAATGTGCTGGGCAACATGTCCACACCGGCAGAGACCGGGACGGCCATGAGTTTGGCCTTATTGACCACCTTCTATGGACTGCTCGCCTCCAATGTCCTCTTTCTGCCGCTATCCAAAAAATTTTCCGAATACGTGAAAAGTGAACAGAGCGTAATGGGGATCATGATCGAAGGATTGGTCGGCATTGCGGAGCAGGAGAATTCCAAAGGCATCAACCACCGCCTGAACTACTATGTGCATCGCCAGCAGTCCTCCAACGAACCGATGGATTCGACGCTCAGGGTCAGGGAATATCTGAGCAATCTGGCGTCATCGAAACGGAAAGATGCCTAA
- a CDS encoding methylmalonyl-CoA mutase, which produces MMENKNVLDDKFFARAGRHMTWCNIPVEPHYSPENIRHMDYRKDIGDPGEFPYTRGIFPDMYRGRLWTMRELVGFDSPKRTNERIKLQIEEGANALNLIGDIPAQTGIDSDHPMAEADVGAEGVPLCSVLDWDICMSDIDMERVSINFSNYISPLLACMFASAEEKGVDPKKLRGTFLNDTLAYLLTLYYPKMMDPFDIGRRMTVDTVLYCMDYAPRVYTLSTGPEGLREHGASAMQEIAFDFCIARYWFKEILKKGQDNVNIDQIAPKMGFTHRVGLDIFEEASKFRAARRVWANMLRDEFGTENPRSCTYKVYAITMGSQLQGKQIQNNLVRITCQTLAAVLGGVQGIHTMGYDEPVCLPTEESLRLALRTQQIICHETGVVNVADPLGGSYYVESLTNQIEREIVRIMDEYKDSIADKIVSGEIFQVLRQGAYKYQKEVEDASRSVVGVNCFKISEEEDRQAEVHRADPESVSEHLRNLKDLKRTRDQNRTAKNIEHIIRTCEDPAANIFPALLDAARARATVGEMMGAIRMGHGAEYDPFGQIAYPF; this is translated from the coding sequence ATGATGGAAAACAAGAACGTACTGGACGACAAGTTTTTCGCCCGTGCCGGCAGGCACATGACCTGGTGCAACATTCCGGTCGAACCGCACTATTCTCCGGAAAATATCCGTCACATGGATTACCGAAAGGACATCGGAGATCCCGGAGAATTCCCCTACACGCGCGGAATCTTTCCCGACATGTACAGAGGAAGGCTCTGGACCATGCGGGAGCTGGTGGGGTTCGATTCTCCCAAGCGCACCAACGAGCGCATCAAACTGCAAATCGAAGAAGGGGCCAACGCCCTGAACCTGATCGGGGACATTCCCGCTCAAACAGGTATCGATTCCGATCATCCCATGGCTGAAGCCGATGTGGGCGCCGAAGGGGTTCCGCTTTGCTCCGTTCTGGACTGGGACATCTGTATGAGCGACATCGACATGGAAAGGGTGAGCATCAACTTCTCCAATTACATCTCGCCCCTCCTCGCTTGCATGTTCGCTTCAGCCGAAGAAAAGGGGGTGGACCCCAAGAAGCTTCGCGGGACCTTCCTCAACGACACCCTCGCGTATCTGCTCACCCTGTATTACCCAAAAATGATGGACCCCTTTGATATTGGACGCCGGATGACCGTGGATACGGTTCTTTATTGCATGGATTATGCTCCACGAGTCTATACCTTGAGCACCGGGCCGGAAGGATTGCGCGAGCACGGAGCCAGCGCCATGCAGGAAATCGCCTTTGATTTTTGCATTGCCCGGTACTGGTTCAAGGAGATCCTCAAAAAGGGTCAAGATAACGTGAACATAGACCAGATTGCGCCCAAAATGGGATTCACTCACAGGGTAGGACTGGACATCTTCGAGGAAGCTTCGAAATTCCGCGCCGCACGCAGAGTGTGGGCCAACATGCTCAGAGATGAGTTCGGAACGGAGAATCCCCGTTCGTGTACGTACAAGGTGTACGCCATTACCATGGGCAGCCAGCTCCAAGGCAAGCAGATTCAGAACAATCTGGTCCGTATTACTTGCCAGACACTGGCCGCAGTTTTAGGAGGCGTGCAGGGGATACACACCATGGGTTACGACGAGCCGGTGTGTCTTCCCACCGAGGAATCCCTCCGCCTGGCCCTCAGAACACAACAGATCATCTGCCACGAGACGGGTGTCGTCAACGTGGCGGATCCGTTGGGTGGTTCCTACTACGTAGAATCCCTGACCAATCAGATCGAAAGAGAAATCGTACGCATTATGGACGAGTACAAGGACTCGATTGCGGACAAAATTGTCTCCGGCGAGATCTTTCAAGTGCTCCGACAGGGAGCCTACAAATACCAGAAAGAGGTGGAAGACGCATCTCGTTCGGTGGTGGGAGTCAATTGCTTTAAGATCTCGGAGGAAGAGGACCGGCAGGCTGAAGTTCATCGCGCCGACCCCGAATCCGTTTCTGAGCATTTGCGAAATCTGAAAGACTTGAAGCGCACCAGGGACCAAAACCGGACCGCAAAAAACATAGAACACATCATTCGCACGTGTGAAGATCCGGCAGCGAATATCTTCCCTGCCCTTCTCGATGCTGCTCGCGCCCGAGCCACCGTGGGCGAGATGATGGGAGCCATTCGCATGGGCCACGGCGCCGAATACGATCCGTTCGGGCAGATCGCATATCCGTTCTAG
- a CDS encoding DUF2889 domain-containing protein translates to MTDERDAVMNDLHVETISRRILDTTVKMAGRDHLWVESVVMDQRCDFAFESVVRLDTKEIIRARGELKAGLHTASCEQPIENLSNLAGIVLGPGLIRQVVKVLGSCDGCGFILDAIVESARAVKQLNDSPIEVPKDLHTFGAVALKNFEMRARPDLANTCVPYRDGIEETFVERGVYPAVRADIYGPRPGQVNRFRRDKIIEIRIREDDLHLNEYMCDDSHEMKVDLHLDKKAKRVLDIETQAFRAPYRNICELPFTKSKELIGSTIDSEFGSRVRTRLGGPSGCTHLVDMILDTTRYLNAG, encoded by the coding sequence TTGACCGATGAACGTGACGCCGTCATGAACGATCTGCACGTGGAAACTATTTCCAGACGCATTTTGGACACAACGGTGAAAATGGCCGGCAGGGACCATTTATGGGTCGAGTCGGTCGTCATGGACCAAAGGTGCGACTTTGCGTTCGAGTCGGTCGTGCGCCTCGACACCAAAGAAATCATTCGCGCGCGGGGAGAACTCAAAGCCGGCCTGCATACGGCGAGCTGTGAACAGCCCATCGAAAATCTTTCCAATTTGGCCGGTATCGTTTTGGGGCCGGGCCTAATCCGGCAGGTTGTAAAAGTGCTGGGGTCATGCGACGGCTGTGGGTTCATTTTAGATGCGATTGTGGAATCCGCTCGAGCGGTCAAGCAACTCAATGACTCGCCTATCGAAGTGCCGAAGGACCTCCATACGTTTGGCGCCGTGGCCCTTAAAAACTTCGAGATGAGGGCGAGACCGGATCTCGCGAATACCTGCGTCCCCTATCGGGATGGCATCGAAGAGACATTCGTCGAAAGGGGCGTCTACCCCGCGGTCAGAGCGGATATTTACGGTCCGAGGCCGGGCCAGGTGAACCGTTTCCGACGTGACAAAATCATCGAGATCCGCATCCGCGAAGACGACCTCCATCTGAACGAATACATGTGCGATGACTCCCACGAAATGAAGGTGGATTTGCACCTGGACAAGAAAGCCAAACGGGTCCTGGATATTGAAACGCAGGCGTTCAGGGCGCCGTACCGCAACATCTGCGAACTTCCCTTTACCAAGTCGAAGGAGTTGATCGGTTCCACCATTGACAGTGAATTCGGAAGCCGTGTCCGGACGCGGCTTGGCGGCCCCTCGGGATGCACTCACCTGGTGGACATGATTCTCGACACGACCCGTTACCTGAACGCCGGATGA
- a CDS encoding cobalamin B12-binding domain-containing protein — MAETRPPIKVVLAKCGMDGHDRGIVMVSQWLRDAGMEVVYLGPYQTPKSVAKATLQEDAHLVGLSFLSGGHVQHCRNTVDELRRIGLTVPVFVGGIIPKVDIPALKEAGVQGIFPAGTPMADILGRVREAVS; from the coding sequence ATGGCAGAGACGCGGCCTCCTATCAAAGTCGTATTGGCAAAGTGCGGAATGGACGGTCATGATCGGGGAATCGTCATGGTGTCGCAATGGCTTAGGGATGCGGGAATGGAAGTGGTGTATCTGGGACCCTACCAGACGCCGAAATCGGTGGCCAAAGCCACCCTTCAGGAAGACGCGCATCTGGTGGGCCTGAGCTTTCTGTCCGGGGGGCATGTGCAACACTGTAGAAACACGGTAGATGAACTCCGAAGAATCGGTCTTACCGTACCCGTATTTGTGGGCGGCATCATCCCTAAAGTGGACATCCCCGCCCTTAAGGAAGCGGGCGTCCAAGGTATTTTCCCCGCAGGTACGCCCATGGCCGATATCCTGGGTCGCGTCCGAGAGGCGGTTTCTTGA
- a CDS encoding SDR family oxidoreductase — protein sequence MLPDSRDLHSFRSTDWTTQYQNVLESTLLWTKAVIPGMIDRKFGRIVHVVSDSARIGVPKMSIYETMKAAVSSFSRSLAQELARYNITCNCVSIGVQEIDEVKGSSTEAVFKLDKTLKLAPLRRYSEPEELGVMMACLASELGAYVTGQTISVSGGLVMT from the coding sequence ATGCTTCCGGATTCTCGGGACCTTCACTCATTTCGAAGCACCGATTGGACTACCCAGTACCAAAATGTGCTCGAATCCACCCTTCTTTGGACAAAAGCCGTGATACCTGGAATGATAGACAGAAAGTTTGGACGCATCGTACATGTCGTCTCGGATTCCGCCCGTATCGGCGTTCCAAAGATGTCTATATACGAGACCATGAAAGCCGCCGTGTCCTCGTTTTCCCGTTCCTTGGCTCAGGAGTTGGCTCGTTACAACATCACCTGCAACTGCGTTTCCATAGGAGTTCAGGAAATCGATGAAGTAAAAGGTTCGAGCACAGAGGCGGTCTTCAAGCTGGACAAGACGCTCAAGTTGGCGCCCTTGCGCCGTTACAGCGAACCGGAAGAACTGGGCGTGATGATGGCTTGTTTGGCCTCCGAATTGGGGGCCTACGTCACCGGACAGACGATCAGCGTGTCGGGTGGATTGGTGATGACCTGA